One genomic segment of Tripterygium wilfordii isolate XIE 37 chromosome 9, ASM1340144v1, whole genome shotgun sequence includes these proteins:
- the LOC120006391 gene encoding uncharacterized protein LOC120006391, with protein sequence MTGGSLGIRSGSYGSLDKQLQINGNGVLPVQTTTRSKPPKMLKEKERLFHWICKFAGRKKVGMLLLCIISAAVFVWVVYVGKGEDSQEGDRINIALNNGSLFINHLSFSPTNREQSSSADSKTSIITRAFENFALAPPPPQYFMGYTLPQGHVRNNFALPPPPADKKRTGPRSCPVCYLPVDEAIALMPKAPSFSPVLKNLTYIYEEKLNRETEFGGSEFGGYPSLSHRSDSYDVRESMNVHCGFVKGIKPGHQTGFDMDDSDLLEMEQCHGVVVASAIFGAFDMVQQPSNISEYSKKTVCFFMFVDEETEAYLKKNGGLGSNRRVGLWRVVVVHNLPYTDGRRNGKIPKLLLHRMFPNGRYSLWIDGKLELVVDPYQILERFLWRKNATFAISKHYKRFDVFIEAEANKAAAKYDNASIDFQIEFYKIEGLTPYSEAKLHITSDVPEGCVIIREHVPISNLFTCLWFNEVDRFTPRDQISFSTVRDKIMAKTNWTVDMFLDCERRNFVVQKYHRDVLERLRAPLPVAIHPPPSPPVLVNASPAKLSAETSPEKSAPPPPGQKLPKRARDRRSGSRRHRKIVAGAGDTD encoded by the exons ATGACGGGAGGGTCATTGGGGATACGGTCTGGTAGTTATGGGTCATTGGATAAACAACTTCAAATCAACGGCAACGGTGTATTACCAGTCCAGACGACAACACGCAGTAAGCCTCCAAAAATGCTCAAGGAGAAGGAAAGATTGTTCCATTGGATCTGCAAGTTCGCCGGTCGCAAGAAGGTTGGGATGCTGCTTCTTTGCATAATCTCGGCGGCTGTTTTTGTCTGGGTTGTGTATGTAGGGAAAG GTGAAGATTCACAGGAAGGTGATCGCATTAATATTGCGCTCAATAATGGCAGCTTGTTTATAAATCATCTCAGTTTTTCACCAACAAACAGAGAGCAAAGTAGTAGCGCAGACAGCAAAACTTCTATTATCACAAGAGCCTTTGAGAATTTTGCTTTggcccctcctcctcctcaataTTTTATGGGCTACACTCTTCCACAAGGACATGTACGTAATAATTTTGCTTTACCGCCACCCCCAGCCGATAAAAAGAGAACTGGACCACGTT CATGTCCTGTATGCTACCTACCCGTGGATGAAGCCATTGCGTTAATGCCAAAGGCTCCGTCATTTTCTCCTGTGCTTAAGAATCTTACTTATATCTATGAGGAGAAGTTAAATAGAGAGACAGAATTTGGGGGCTCAGAGTTTGGTGGATATCCTTCTTTGAGTCACAGAAGTGATTCTTATGATGTAAGAGAGTCAATGAACGTTCACTGTGG ATTTGTCAAAGGAATTAAACCTGGTCACCAGACTGGATTTGACATGGATGATTCTGACCTTCTTGAAATGGAGCAGTGCCATGGTGTGGTTGTTGCATCAGCAATATTTG GAGCTTTTGATATGGTACAGCAGCCTAGTAATATCAGTGAATATTCCAAGAAAACGGTCTGTTTCTTCATGTTTGTGGATGAAGAAACTGAAGCATATTTGAAGAAGAATGGTGGGTTGGGAAGCAACAGGAGAGTTGGCCTGTGGAGAGTTGTTGTTGTTCACAATCTTCCGTACACAGATGGAAGACGCAATGGCAAG ATTCCGAAGCTTCTTTTGCATAGAATGTTTCCTAATGGCCGCTATTCCTTATGGATTGATGGAAAACTGGAGCTTGTCGTCGATCCATATCAAATTCTTGAAAG GTTCCTCTGGAGAAAAAATGCAACTTTTGCTATTTCTAAACATTATAAACGCTTTGATGTGTTTATTGAAGCTGAGGCAAATAAAGCTGCTGCGAAATATGATAATGCTTCCATTGACTTTCAAATTGAGTTTTACAAAATAGAGGGCTTGACACCTTATTCTGAGGCTAAGTTGCACATTACAAGTG ATGTTCCCGAGGGATGTGTTATAATAAGGGAGCATGTTCCCATCAGCAACCTCTTTACATGTCTTTGGTTCAATGAAGTCGATCGGTTCACTCCCCGAGACCAAATTAGCTTTTCCACAGTGAGGGACAAGATTATGGCCAAGACAAATTGGACTGTCGATATGTTCTTGGACTGCGAAAGGCGGAACTTTGTCGTTCAG AAATACCATAGAGACGTATTAGAACGCCTGAGAGCACCTCTTCCGGTTGCCATTCATCCCCCTCCATCACCACCAGTTTTGGTTAATGCATCCCCAGCGAAATTGTCAGCTGAGACTTCCCCCGAAAAGTCTGCGCCTCCTCCTCCAGGCCAGAAGCTCCCCAAGCGTGCTAGGGATAGGAGGTCTGGCTCAAGGCGCCACCGAAAAATTGTTGCTGGTGCTGGTGACACTGATTAA
- the LOC120006096 gene encoding uncharacterized protein LOC120006096 isoform X1: MSSSPSSSSSAFSLICILHSLIALTSGGLMMFQMKEIYTFTHGIETATKLLGSTTHDQLLIRTSDSFSGLLLFAIGFLIFMVSFVKDREFQSFFAKGCTILHVFMALWRVYFERRVEDLAWDWLRQSVGDIVLALSWVFSVVYTWREKKTLRVEAPPITISDLCNLQFSIQ, encoded by the exons ATGTCGTCCTCACCGTCGTCGTCCTCCTCCGCTTTCTCTCTGATCTGCATCCTCCACTCCCTGATCGCCCTTACTAGTGGGGGCCTCATGATGTTCCAGATGAAGGAAATCTATACTTTCACTCACGGGATCGAGACCGCGACGAAACTATTAGGCTCCACAACTCACGATCAGCTCCTGATCCGGACCTCCGATTCATTTTCCGGGTTACTCCTGTTTGCTATCGGGTTTTTGATATTCATGGTCTCTTTCGTGAAGGATAGAGAGTTCCAGTCATTCTTCGCCAAGGGATGCACGATCCTCCATGTTTTCATGGCTCTTTGGAGGGTTTACTTTGAGAGGCGAGTCGAAGATCTGGCCTGGGATTGGTTGCGCCAGTCAGTTGGGGATATAGTATTGGCTCTCTCGTGGGTTTTCTCTGTCGTCTATACATGGAGAGAAAA GAAGACCCTCCGAGTCGAAGCGCCGCCAATCACGATAAGTGACCTTTGTAATCTCCAATTCTCCATACAGTAA
- the LOC120006284 gene encoding uncharacterized protein LOC120006284, whose amino-acid sequence MGRANPEISIIPQNLTKESRKSEFDSSLSDMVFGFLDHEDGERLQESRFNSQESEEFLDEDEENENNDGVEEDKSFWSHQKQLLQDTLCRTSSLESRIRNVTKEALKDIQMSGTICGCGRPMVGGCRNCLMREVSGRLQNSGFNSAICRSKWRNSPDMPSGEHTFIDVMDNSNINNRGGVRVIIELNFRAEFEMARASEDYNGLVRQLPEVFAGKIERLNNVIKILCLGAKKCMKEKKIHMGPWRKHRYMQAKWLRTCERITPSMQNLSMGYGSGRLQKPKASMLTVDLLDMLPNMHRTAVAVL is encoded by the exons ATGGGTAGAGCAAACCCagaaatctcaatcattccccAAAATTTGACTAAAGAGAGTCGTAAATCTGAGTTTGATTCGAGTTTATCTGATATGGTGTTTGGGTTTCTTGATCATGAGGATGGTGAGAGATTGCAAGAGAGCAGATTTAATAGCCAAGAAAGTGAAGAATTtcttgatgaagatgaagagaatGAAAACAATGATGGCGTTGAAGAGGACAAGAGTTTCTGGTCCCATCAGAAGCAGCTTCTCcag GATACCTTATGCAGAACAAGCTCTCTTGAATCAAGAATTAGAAATGTAACCAAGGAAGCATTGAAGGACATACAAATGTCAGGGACAATTTGTGGGTGTGGAAGACCAATGGTGGGCGGCTGCCGGAATTGCCTCATGAGAGAAGTTTCCGGCCGCCTCCAAAATTCCGGGTTCAATAGTGCCATTTGTAGGTCAAAGTGGAGAAACTCTCCAGATATGCCTTCAGGGGAGCATACATTCATAGATGTGATGGACAATTCAAATATTAATAATAGAGGGGGAGTAAGGGTGATCATCGAACTAAATTTCCGGGCCGAGTTTGAGATGGCGAGAGCAAGTGAAGATTACAACGGATTAGTCCGGCAATTACCAGAAGTTTTTGCTGGGAAAATTGAGagattaaacaatgtaataaagatATTGTGTTTGGGTGCTAAGAAATgcatgaaggagaagaaaattcACATGGGGCCATGGAGAAAACACAGGTACATGCAGGCTAAGTGGCTTAGAACATGTGAGCGGATCACACCGAGTATGCAGAACTTGTCGATGGGATATGGAAGTGGTCGATTGCAGAAGCCCAAGGCATCGATGCTGACTGTGGATTTGCTTGATATGTTGCCTAATATGCATCGTACAGCCGTTGCAGTTTTGTGA
- the LOC120006096 gene encoding uncharacterized protein LOC120006096 isoform X3: MSSSPSSSSSAFSLICILHSLIALTSGGLMMFQMKEIYTFTHGIETATKLLGSTTHDQLLIRTSDSFSGLLLFAIGFLIFMVSFVKDREFQSFFAKGCTILHVFMALWRVYFERRVEDLAWDWLRQSVGDIVLALSWVFSVVYTWREKYD, encoded by the coding sequence ATGTCGTCCTCACCGTCGTCGTCCTCCTCCGCTTTCTCTCTGATCTGCATCCTCCACTCCCTGATCGCCCTTACTAGTGGGGGCCTCATGATGTTCCAGATGAAGGAAATCTATACTTTCACTCACGGGATCGAGACCGCGACGAAACTATTAGGCTCCACAACTCACGATCAGCTCCTGATCCGGACCTCCGATTCATTTTCCGGGTTACTCCTGTTTGCTATCGGGTTTTTGATATTCATGGTCTCTTTCGTGAAGGATAGAGAGTTCCAGTCATTCTTCGCCAAGGGATGCACGATCCTCCATGTTTTCATGGCTCTTTGGAGGGTTTACTTTGAGAGGCGAGTCGAAGATCTGGCCTGGGATTGGTTGCGCCAGTCAGTTGGGGATATAGTATTGGCTCTCTCGTGGGTTTTCTCTGTCGTCTATACATGGAGAGAAAAGTATGACTAA
- the LOC120005496 gene encoding uncharacterized protein LOC120005496, producing the protein MEPRKFPVILLLLCFSINVSLFATVCASYVADSSQIAYSIHCNHIVPESALEPSTFLGGLTAQNLRLQSSSFSGGTEILGEVSQSEYYVIFNAQNARWTLQNGTYAIKGNLMFRTPRNVVYRPEHSKGFRVRGPRFPVRRGVASFRLSGYWSQSTGKLCMVGSGSSYKNAKTGNLGFLNVVLKLGYPVNSSAFDSLVKGALESVDDKRSGTYFEPISILGLSKKLSYEYRLIEKGNECLNGNDEEENLPLNEASRGLCRLLGQISQRFELDYGSNCHNETCNVLGAAGKYMPNVMFFRGIRCIENKKMQILLRFYNSSTIAYSSRFDFDPHTTLIAEGSWDQKKNRLCAVACQILNITDSLTGAFVGNCSIKLSLRFPAVLSLRNQSTMLGQIFSDSTKDEMGHSKKITFHSSWGDMVTVPGLKYEYTETDSVAKFCSNKTSKSRGETYPDGYSLDMRFDMSMTDSKGKLSRGHASPLFVGDQLSYRNLLYGPGSHIEPPLRSNENYQNLLKISYGLSFTPTSFMSNRDMSLSEAVLISAEGIYDRSTGVLCMRGCRHLRSNDLKLMENASMDCGVVINIQFPPLNAKGGERVKGTIMSTRENSDPMYFERLELSSNSIYTTQAKESIWRMDFEITMVLISNTLACVFVGLQLFYVKKHPDVLPFISVVMLLILTLGYMIPLLLNFEALFLANPNRQNVFLRGGGWLEVNEIIVRVVTMIAFLLQFRLLQLTWSARQSNDGQKGLWNYDKKVLYVSLPLYMLGGLVALVIYYINNSHQSPILQRHDAISPQRNMYRIYYQRHLHQQHSLWDGLKSYGGLVLDSFLLPQILLNLFLDSREMALAASFYTGTTLVRLLPHAYDLYRAHSSSWVFELSYIYADHKMDFYSTAWNIVIPCGGLLFALLIFLQQRFGGRCILPKRFRERASYEMVPVDSGVELQGEQIQKNFSTL; encoded by the coding sequence ATGGAACCCCGTAAATTCCCAGtgattcttctcctcctctgtTTTTCCATCAATGTCTCTCTCTTCGCCACTGTCTGCGCCTCATACGTTGCCGATTCCTCCCAGATCGCATACTCCATTCACTGCAATCACATCGTCCCTGAATCCGCCCTTGAACCCTCCACCTTCTTGGGGGGCCTCACTGCCCAAAACCTTCGCTTGCAGTCTTCATCATTCTCCGGCGGCACCGAAATCCTCGGCGAAGTCTCTCAGTCGGAATATTACGTAATTTTCAATGCCCAGAATGCACGCTGGACATTGCAGAATGGAACTTATGCGATCAAAGGGAATTTGATGTTTCGAACGCCTCGTAATGTTGTATACAGACCAGAGCACAGCAAAGGGTTTCGGGTCCGGGGACCAAGATTTCCGGTGAGGCGAGGTGTGGCGAGTTTCAGGCTTAGTGGGTATTGGTCACAATCTACTGGGAAGCTTTGTATGGTCGGATCTGGGTCCAGCTACAAGAATGCAAAAACTGGTAATTTAGGATTTTTGAATGTTGTTCTTAAACTTGGTTATCCGGTTAATTCAAGTGCTTTTGATAGTTTGGTTAAGGGGGCTTTAGAGAGTGTGGATGATAAGCGTAGTGGAACTTATTTTGAGCCTATTTCAATATTGGGTCTGTCTAAAAAATTGAGTTATGAGTACAGATTGATTGAGAAGGGAAATGAATGTTTAAATGGAAATGACGAAGAAGAGAATCTGCCTCTCAATGAGGCAAGCAGAGGTTTGTGTAGGCTTCTTGGTCAGATCTCTCAAAGGTTTGAATTGGATTATGGGAGTAATTGCCATAATGAAACTTGTAATGTTCTTGGTGCTGCTGGTAAATACATGCCCAATGTGATGTTTTTCAGAGGTATTAGATGCATTGAGAATAAAAAAATGCAGATATTGCTTCGTTTTTACAATTCTAGCACCATAGCCTATAGTTCTAGATTTGATTTTGATCCTCATACCACGTTGATTGCTGAGGGGAGCTGGGATCAGAAGAAGAACAGGCTTTGTGCTGTTGCTTGTCAAATTCTGAACATCACAGATTCTTTAACTGGTGCTTTTGTTGGTAATTGTTCAATTAAGTTGAGCTTGAGATTTCCTGCTGTTTTGTCACTAAGAAATCAGAGTACAATGTTGGGGCAAATTTTTAGTGATTCGACAAAAGATGAAATGGGTCACTCTAAAAAGATCACATTTCACAGCTCTTGGGGAGACATGGTGACTGTCCCTGGTCTCAAATATGAATATACTGAGACTGATTCTGTAGCAAAATTTTGTTcaaataagacttctaaaagTAGGGGGGAGACATACCCTGATGGGTATTCTTTGGATATGAGATTTGACATGTCCATGACAGATAGCAAAGGAAAATTATCGAGAGGCCATGCATCCCCGTTATTTGTGGGTGATCAATTATCATATCGCAACTTATTATATGGTCCCGGTAGTCATATTGAGCCCCCACTCCGATCCAATGAAAACTATCAGAATCTGCTAAAGATCAGTTATGGATTGAGTTTCACACCTACTAGTTTCATGTCCAATCGTGATATGTCTTTGTCTGAAGCAGTACTCATATCCGCTGAAGGCATTTATGACAGGAGTACTGGTGTTTTGTGTATGAGAGGTTGTCGACACTTACGATCAAATGATCTGAAATTAATGGAAAATGCTTCAATGGACTGCGGGGTTGTTATTAATATCCAGTTTCCTCCTTTGAACGCAAAGGGTGGTGAACGTGTCAAGGGAACCATTATGAGCACACGGGAAAATTCAGACCCTATGTACTTTGAACGCCTGGAGCTGTCTTCGAACTCAATTTACACTACGCAAGCTAAAGAATCCATTTGGAGAATGGATTTTGAGATTACAATGGTTTTGATCTCCAACACCCTTGCATGCGTGTTTGTAGGCTTGCAGCTGTTTTATGTGAAGAAGCACCCAGATGTGCTGCCCTTCATTTCTGTGGTCATGCTACTGATTCTTACATTGGGATACATGATTCCTCTATTATTAAACTTTGAAGCCTTGTTTCTGGCAAATCCTAACCGTCAGAATGTTTTCCTCAGAGGAGGAGGATGGCTTGAAGTAAATGAAATAATAGTAAGGGTGGTAACAATGATAGCTTTCCTTTTGCAATTTCGTCTTCTCCAGCTCACTTGGTCTGCAAGACAGAGTAATGATGGCCAGAAGGGCTTGTGGAATTATGACAAAAAGGTTCTATATGTTTCTTTACCATTGTATATGCTTGGTGGGTTGGTTGCCTTGGTTATATACTATATCAATAATTCTCACCAGAGCCCCATTTTGCAACGCCATGATGCAATTTCTCCCCAACGGAATATGTACCGAATTTATTATCAGAGGCATTTGCACCAGCAACATTCTCTTTGGGATGGCCTCAAGTCTTACGGTGGTCTGGTTCTCGACAGTTTCCTGCTTCCACAGATTTTACTCAACTTGTTCCTCGACTCGAGAGAAATGGCTCTTGCTGCTTCCTTTTACACTGGAACCACGCTTGTTCGATTGCTACCTCATGCATATGATCTTTACAGGGCTCACAGTTCCTCATGGGTTTTTGAGTTGTCTTACATTTATGCAGACCATAAAATGGACTTTTATTCGACTGCCTGGAACATTGTCATCCCCTGCGGTGGTTTGCTGTTTGCATTGCTCATTTTCTTGCAGCAAAGATTTGGAGGTCGATGCATTCTTCCGAAGAGGTTTAGAGAGAGAGCATCATATGAGATGGTGCCTGTAGACAGTGGAGTGGAATTGCAAGGAGAACAGATTCAAAAGAATTTCTCTACGTTATAA
- the LOC120006418 gene encoding transcription factor bHLH162-like: MENPSSSRNDRKTIERNRRNQMKALYTQLNSLVPHQNSREPVSLPDQLYEAEKYIKKLQISLEKLKERKDSLMGIERPFPSNNSCGTNGTRLPQIEIHENGLALEIALITRLDCQFIFNETIRVLCEEGVEIVNASFSVIEDTVFHAIHSKLEESASGNEAARISERLRRFVV, encoded by the exons ATGGAGAACCCTAGTTCTTCAAGAAATGATAGAAAAACTATTGAGAGAAACAGGAGGAATCAAATGAAGGCACTCTACACACAACTCAATTCCCTTGTACCCCATCAAAATTCAAGG GAGCCGGTATCGCTCCCGGATCAACTATATGAGGCTGAAAAGTACATAAAGAAGTTGCAGATAAGCTTGGAGAAACTGAAGGAGAGGAAAGACAGTTTAATGGGAATTGAAAGGCCTTTCCCAAGCAATAATAGTTGTGGGACTAATGGAACAAGATTGCCGCAAATTGAGATTCATGAGAATGGTTTGGCACTGGAGATTGCTTTGATAACTAGGTTGGATTGTCAGTTCATATTCAATGAGACGATTCGAGTGCTTTGTGAAGAGGGGGTAGAGATTGTTAATGCTAGTTTCTCTGTTATTGAAGATACTGTCTTCCATGCCATACATTCTAAG CTCGAAGAATCTGCCTCAGGAAATGAAGCTGCAAGGATCTCGGAGAGACTAAGGAGGTTTGTTGTGTAG
- the LOC120006097 gene encoding CASP-like protein 1C3, whose translation MAKTKRVITILLRLLALGATVAAVVVMVTTHETANVLNLTFKAKYDNTPSFKYFVIAEAIVSCYTLIAIILSSKSLLWRLMVILDVFMAALLTSSISAALAIAYVGKKGNSHAGWLPICGQVPKFCDKVTGSLIAGFAAAIIYMLLCLYSLHAVLSPLLGVKP comes from the exons ATGGCTAAAACGAAAAGGGTCATCACCATTCTCTTAAGGCTACTAGCCTTGGGTGCCACTGTTGCTGCAGTTGTGGTCATGGTCACAACCCATGAGACTGCCAATGTACTGAACTTGACATTCAAGGCCAAATACGACAATACTCCTTCATTCAA GTACTTTGTGATTGCAGAAGCCATAGTGAGCTGCTACACACTTATAGCCATTATTCTGTCGTCAAAGAGCTTGTTGTGGCGGCTGATGGTGATTCTAGATGTGTTCATGGCAGCATTATTGACATCAAGCATATCTGCAGCGCTTGCAATAGCTTATGTGGGGAAGAAAGGGAACAGTCACGCAGGTTGGTTGCCTATTTGTGGTCAAGTTCCTAAGTTCTGCGATAAGGTTACAGGCTCTCTTATCGCTGGTTTTGCTGCTGCGATAATCTACATGTTGCTGTGTCTCTACTCTCTTCACGCTGTTCTCAGTCCCCTTTTGGGCGTGAAACCATAA
- the LOC120006096 gene encoding uncharacterized protein LOC120006096 isoform X2, producing the protein MSSSPSSSSSAFSLICILHSLIALTSGGLMMFQMKEIYTFTHGIETATKLLGSTTHDQLLIRTSDSFSGLLLFAIGFLIFMVSFVKDREFQSFFAKGCTILHVFMALWRVYFERRVEDLAWDWLRQSVGDIVLALSWVFSVVYTWREKTTFMHVET; encoded by the exons ATGTCGTCCTCACCGTCGTCGTCCTCCTCCGCTTTCTCTCTGATCTGCATCCTCCACTCCCTGATCGCCCTTACTAGTGGGGGCCTCATGATGTTCCAGATGAAGGAAATCTATACTTTCACTCACGGGATCGAGACCGCGACGAAACTATTAGGCTCCACAACTCACGATCAGCTCCTGATCCGGACCTCCGATTCATTTTCCGGGTTACTCCTGTTTGCTATCGGGTTTTTGATATTCATGGTCTCTTTCGTGAAGGATAGAGAGTTCCAGTCATTCTTCGCCAAGGGATGCACGATCCTCCATGTTTTCATGGCTCTTTGGAGGGTTTACTTTGAGAGGCGAGTCGAAGATCTGGCCTGGGATTGGTTGCGCCAGTCAGTTGGGGATATAGTATTGGCTCTCTCGTGGGTTTTCTCTGTCGTCTATACATGGAGAGAAAA GACCACCTTTATGCATGTTGAAACTTGA
- the LOC120005817 gene encoding serine/threonine/tyrosine-protein kinase HT1-like: MEEGPNSWIRRTKFSQTVCYRLDSSRSLAFPSFDVRPERRSGLKSRSGAGAASSSQYQPPHEQLHVPSNSQVQQHPLTNKQRSLSPHSQTCLSDAFKEARSDRKRFSTPHPSRKYSNDKGIMSKIFHKDVQELKSSKSLQSSNTSPLRHLASLKGHDKLRSKKESSWTKYFDHGGGRVTAVEMADEWTVDLSKLFLGLRFAHGTYSRLYHGIYNDEPVAVKIIRIPDDDDENGTLATRLENQYNREVTLLSRLHHQNVIKFVAACKKPPVYCVITEYLSEGSLRAYLHKLEHKLIPFEKLIAIALDIARGLEYIHSQGVIHRDLKPENVLIDQEFHLKIADFGIACEEAYCYSLAEDPGTYRWMAPEMIKKKSYGKKVDVYSFGLILWEMVAGTIPYEDMNPIQAAFAVVNKNLRPIIPGECPPALRALIEQCWSLHPEKRPEFCQIVKVLEQFEFSLARDGTLNLVQNPACQDHKKGPLRWIQKLGHTHPSTTTPMPKPKFT; encoded by the exons ATGGAGGAAGGACCTAATTCTTGGATAAGAAGGACAAAGTTCTCTCAAACAGTTTGCTATCGACTGGATTCTTCAAGATCGCTTGCTTTCCCTTCTTTCGACGTCCGGCCTGAGAGGAGATCTGGCTTGAAATCAAGATCTGGAGCCGGAGCAGCTTCGTCCAGTCAGTATCAACCACCACACGAACAACTACATGTTCCAAGTAATTCTCAGGTTCAGCAACATCCTCTTACCAATAAGCAGAGATCTTTGTCTCCTCATTCGCAAACTTGTCTCTCTGATGCGTTCAAGGAAGCAAGGTCTGATCGAAAGAGATTCTCGACTCCACATCCTAGTAGAaaatattcaaatgacaaaGGAATTATGAGCAAGATTTTCCATAAAGACGTCCAAGAATTAAAGTCATCCAAATCATTGCAGTCCTCAAATACAAGTCCACTTAGGCACTTGGCTTCCCTGAAAGGGCATGACAAATTGAGGAGCAAGAAGGAGTCTTCCTGGACGAAGTATTTTGATCATGGTGGTGGCAGGGTTACTGCTGTGGAGATGGCTGATGAATGGACTGTTGATTTGTCCAAGCTATTTCTTGGGCTTAGGTTTGCTCATGGAACATACAGCAGGCTTTATCATGGAATATATAATGACGAGCCTGTTGCAGTTAAGATTATTAGGATacctgatgatgatgacgaaAATGGAACTCTGGCAACCCGACTGGAGAATCAATACAATAGAGAAGTCACTCTTCTATCCCGCCTTCATCATCAAAACGTGATTAAG TTTGTAGCGGCGTGCAAAAAGCCTCCAGTTTATTGTGTTATTACGGAGTATTTATCAGAGGGTTCCTTGAGAGCGTACCTTCACAAGCTTGAGCATAAGTTAATTCCATTCGAGAAGTTAATAGCAATTGCTTTGGACATTGCTCGAGGATTGGAGTACATTCACTCTCAAGGTGTCATCCACCGGGACCTGAAACCTGAGAATGTTCTCATTGATCAAGAGTTCCACCTGAAAATTGCTGATTTTGGTATAGCTTGTGAGGAGGCATATTGCTATTCATTGGCTGAAGACCCAGGGACCTATCGATGGATGGCACCagagatgataaaaaagaaatcCTATGGTAAAAAGGTTGATGTGTACAGTTTTGGGCTTATCCTATGGGAAATGGTGGCAGGAACTATCCCTTATGAGGATATGAATCCCATCCAAGCTGCTTTTGCAGTTGTGAATAAG AATTTGAGACCTATCATTCCAGGTGAGTGTCCGCCTGCCTTGCGCGCACTGATTGAACAATGCTGGTCCTTGCATCCAGAGAAGAGGCCCGAGTTCTGTCAGATTGTGAAGGTACTGGAGCAATTTGAATTTTCACTTGCTCGTGATGGAACCCTGAATTTGGTACAAAACCCAGCTTGCCAAGATCACAAGAAGGGGCCGCTTCGTTGGATTCAAAAGCTTGGTCACACACATCCTAGTACTACTACACCCATGCCTAAACCTAAATTCACATGA